TCGAGAGAAAACCGGCGTAGAATCGTTTTCCCGTCGATTTTGTGCGTCGAAAGTGCGGTTGTGGAAAGCCATGGCATTTGGTAGTTTTTACTTCCGTTTGGGGAACATTCCTTCCTCCTCCACCTGAACGGGCTCATGACCAAATTTGTATTCGTTACCGGCGGTGTCGTTTCCTCATTGGGGAAAGGCATTGCCTCCGCCTCGCTTGCCGCACTGCTGGAAGCCCGCGGGCTGAAGGTTACCCTGCTCAAGCTCGACCCCTATATCAACGTTGACCCGGGCACCATGAGCCCCTTCCAGCATGGGGAGGTGTTCGTCAC
This genomic stretch from Acidiferrobacteraceae bacterium harbors:
- the pyrG gene encoding CTP synthetase (CTP synthase; cytidine triphosphate synthetase; catalyzes the ATP-dependent amination of UTP to CTP with either L-glutamine or ammonia as the source of nitrogen; in Escherichia coli this enzyme forms a homotetramer), whose product is MTKFVFVTGGVVSSLGKGIASASLAALLEARGLKVTLLKLDPYINVDPGTMSPFQHGEVFVT